In Horticoccus luteus, the following proteins share a genomic window:
- a CDS encoding response regulator: MTDASPSDFVTKMRTRIYIVDDHALVRRGLAALISAESDMEVCGQAEDAATAINDVMKLRPDLVIVDISLKGNSGIELIKSIKAFDSNIQAIVVSMHDESIYALRVLKAGARAYVMKQEVTEKVLEAVRRIRKGHLYVSDNVASQMLNRLTGGGVPEDGSLVSGLSDRELEIASLIGNGVPTREIAARLHISIKTVETHRAHIKSKLNLRNATQLVQFCVRWVDENNAAATKAPASV; this comes from the coding sequence GTGACCGACGCCAGCCCGTCGGACTTTGTGACGAAGATGCGGACGAGGATCTATATCGTCGATGATCACGCGCTGGTGCGGCGCGGTCTGGCGGCGTTGATCTCCGCTGAGTCGGACATGGAAGTCTGCGGTCAGGCGGAGGACGCGGCCACGGCGATCAACGATGTCATGAAACTTCGCCCGGACCTCGTCATCGTGGACATTTCGTTGAAAGGGAACTCGGGCATCGAGCTCATCAAGAGCATCAAGGCCTTTGACTCCAACATCCAGGCGATCGTGGTCTCGATGCACGACGAATCCATTTACGCGTTGCGGGTGCTGAAAGCGGGCGCTCGCGCCTACGTGATGAAACAGGAAGTGACCGAAAAGGTGCTCGAGGCGGTGCGCAGAATCCGCAAGGGGCATCTTTACGTGAGCGATAATGTCGCGAGCCAGATGTTGAACCGTTTGACGGGGGGCGGCGTGCCGGAGGATGGCTCGTTGGTGAGCGGACTTAGCGACCGTGAACTTGAGATCGCGAGTTTGATCGGCAACGGCGTGCCGACGCGGGAAATCGCCGCCCGGCTCCATATCAGCATCAAGACGGTGGAAACGCATCGGGCCCACATCAAGAGCAAGCTCAACCTGCGCAACGCGACTCAGCTCGTGCAGTTTTGCGTGCGCTGGGTCGATGAGAATAACGCGGCCGCGACGAAGGCACCGGCGTCCGTTTAA
- the hpf gene encoding ribosome hibernation-promoting factor, HPF/YfiA family produces the protein MNSQNHHEIIVAGIHLDLTPSLKTFVQEKAARLYRHEDRIVRLRFELEYDPTQTNRFTAKGHVEIQGPNLNATVTTEECHKSVALLIAKLDRMLERRAQLRKSKRKQPRAIEFADVALPKIT, from the coding sequence ATGAACAGCCAAAATCATCACGAAATCATTGTTGCTGGCATTCACTTGGACCTCACGCCGTCGCTCAAGACGTTCGTGCAAGAGAAAGCCGCGCGACTGTATCGTCATGAAGACCGCATCGTCCGGCTTCGCTTCGAACTCGAATACGATCCTACGCAGACCAACCGTTTCACCGCCAAGGGGCACGTGGAAATTCAAGGTCCCAATCTCAATGCCACCGTGACGACCGAGGAATGCCACAAGTCCGTCGCCCTCCTCATCGCAAAACTCGACCGGATGCTCGAGCGACGCGCGCAACTTCGTAAGTCGAAACGCAAGCAACCCCGCGCGATAGAATTCGCCGACGTCGCCCTGCCCAAAATCACCTAG
- a CDS encoding RluA family pseudouridine synthase yields MKQGPVRQIAAEELRSWILHECDRLLVINKPGDVVCHPSKDGPWSSLVGAAREYTGLATMHLIFRLDRETSGVVVLAKDARMASRLQKAMQERRCQKGYTAILTGKLDVPTSVDQPLGDDEAGPVFIKTKVRPDGQRAVTHFTPVASTATFTRADVSTETGRKHQIRAHAAWLGHALVGDKIYGPDARLFLEFIETGWTDSLARQLVLPRQALHCASIDLTAVGLETVFTAPLPRDLEAFCAEQQLTL; encoded by the coding sequence TTGAAACAAGGACCGGTGCGGCAGATCGCCGCGGAAGAATTGCGGAGCTGGATTTTGCATGAGTGCGATCGGCTGCTGGTGATCAACAAGCCGGGCGATGTGGTTTGTCATCCTTCCAAGGACGGACCTTGGTCGAGCCTCGTCGGGGCGGCGCGGGAATACACGGGTTTGGCGACGATGCATCTGATTTTTCGTCTGGATCGGGAGACGAGCGGGGTGGTCGTGCTCGCCAAGGACGCGCGGATGGCGAGTCGGCTGCAGAAGGCGATGCAGGAGCGGCGGTGCCAAAAGGGCTACACAGCTATTCTGACGGGAAAGCTGGATGTTCCCACTTCGGTGGATCAGCCGCTGGGCGATGACGAAGCCGGTCCGGTGTTCATCAAAACCAAGGTGCGCCCGGATGGTCAGCGGGCAGTCACGCATTTCACACCGGTCGCCAGCACCGCGACGTTCACGCGGGCGGATGTCAGCACGGAGACCGGCCGCAAGCACCAGATTCGGGCGCACGCGGCATGGTTAGGGCACGCGCTGGTGGGCGATAAAATTTACGGCCCGGACGCGCGACTCTTTTTGGAGTTTATCGAGACCGGCTGGACGGATTCGCTGGCCCGACAGCTCGTGCTGCCGCGCCAGGCGCTGCATTGCGCGAGCATTGATCTGACGGCAGTCGGTCTGGAAACGGTTTTCACAGCGCCGCTGCCCCGGGATTTGGAGGCGTTTTGCGCGGAGCAACAGTTAACGCTTTGA
- a CDS encoding M14 family metallopeptidase, with protein sequence MKPVKAAPIDPAALAARFAQAGTRAGFRVETMGSAAGVPLLALTRRTSGPRPRIYLSAGIHGDEPAPPHALLRLLETGVFDARATWFVCPLLNPAGFVGGTREGPLAIDLNRDYLAPRSLEIQAHTAWLARQPPFDLALCLHEDWEATGFYLYELNAAGQPTLAPAILAAAGATCPIDLADLIDGRAAQGGLIRPLLDPAARPDWPEALYLRAHHTSLTYTLESASRLPLEERVATLVAAVQAAVKALTVAPRKTPPNPGAAAL encoded by the coding sequence GTGAAGCCTGTCAAAGCCGCTCCCATCGATCCGGCCGCGCTCGCCGCGCGGTTCGCACAGGCCGGAACGCGGGCGGGCTTTCGCGTCGAAACCATGGGCTCAGCGGCCGGCGTTCCCCTGCTCGCCCTTACGCGCCGCACCTCGGGCCCCCGCCCGCGCATCTATCTTTCAGCGGGCATTCATGGCGACGAACCCGCGCCGCCCCACGCGCTTTTGCGCCTGCTGGAAACTGGCGTATTCGATGCACGCGCCACGTGGTTCGTGTGTCCGCTGCTCAACCCCGCCGGCTTCGTCGGCGGAACCCGCGAGGGGCCGTTAGCCATCGACCTGAATCGCGACTACCTTGCGCCGCGCAGCCTCGAGATCCAAGCGCACACCGCGTGGCTCGCGCGTCAGCCGCCGTTCGACCTCGCGCTTTGCCTTCATGAAGACTGGGAAGCCACTGGCTTTTACCTTTACGAACTCAACGCCGCTGGCCAACCCACCCTTGCACCTGCGATCCTGGCCGCCGCCGGTGCCACTTGCCCGATCGACCTGGCGGATTTGATCGATGGTCGCGCGGCACAAGGTGGCCTCATTCGCCCCCTGCTCGATCCGGCAGCCCGTCCCGACTGGCCCGAGGCGCTCTACCTGCGCGCACACCACACGTCCCTCACTTACACGCTGGAGTCCGCCTCTCGACTACCGCTTGAGGAACGCGTCGCGACGCTCGTCGCCGCTGTGCAGGCGGCGGTCAAAGCGTTAACTGTTGCTCCGCGCAAAACGCCTCCAAATCCCGGGGCAGCGGCGCTGTGA
- a CDS encoding glutamate--tRNA ligase, whose product MPSHNPSSPAGSKVRVRFAPSPTGFFHIGSARTALFNWLYARHTGGTFILRIEDTDKERNSEPFLNVIYDSLNWLGLRWDEGPQVGGDFGPYRQSERTAIYQQSVERLFAAGRAYEKDGAVWFKLLGERREVFDDHRKKTVTKVATPPVVIEDRIRGRVERVEDEDFVIVRSDGNPVFHLVNVVDDIAMNITHVIRGEDHLSNTSKHVHLFEAFGAAPPVFAHIPLILKQNGPGKMSKRDQGALVEEYQRRGYLPEALVNFLSLLGWNPGDDREKMPLEEIVRLFDLKDVNQSNARFDDKKLAHMNMVYLLEQPAERFVALARTYFERLSDNASAKAALSAAPDYFREVMMVSQPKVKGLEELPAYTVYFFQDDFPIDPKVREKVLGKGDPRARLSELFAAAAEMDFGSDAAIEEAIKQLATQRGLGFGDYQAVARLAVTGTNAGPSITGIFRILGRQRVHDRLTRFAQTIV is encoded by the coding sequence ATGCCAAGCCACAATCCATCATCGCCCGCGGGGTCCAAAGTGCGGGTGCGTTTTGCCCCGAGTCCGACTGGTTTCTTTCACATCGGGAGCGCGCGCACGGCATTGTTCAACTGGCTTTACGCGCGGCACACCGGCGGAACGTTTATCCTGCGCATCGAGGACACCGACAAGGAGCGCAACAGCGAGCCGTTCCTGAATGTCATCTACGACAGTCTCAACTGGCTCGGGCTGCGCTGGGATGAAGGCCCGCAGGTGGGCGGCGATTTTGGACCTTATCGTCAGAGTGAGCGCACGGCGATTTACCAGCAGTCCGTCGAGCGATTGTTCGCGGCCGGGCGCGCTTACGAGAAGGACGGCGCGGTGTGGTTCAAGTTGCTTGGCGAGCGGCGCGAGGTGTTTGACGATCATCGCAAGAAAACCGTCACCAAGGTGGCGACGCCGCCCGTGGTGATCGAGGATCGGATTCGCGGGCGGGTGGAGCGCGTGGAGGACGAGGACTTCGTCATCGTGCGTTCCGACGGCAATCCCGTGTTTCATTTGGTGAACGTCGTCGACGATATCGCCATGAACATCACGCACGTCATCCGCGGCGAGGATCATTTGTCCAACACGAGCAAACATGTGCATTTGTTCGAAGCGTTCGGTGCGGCGCCGCCGGTGTTTGCGCACATTCCGCTCATTTTAAAACAGAACGGCCCGGGCAAGATGTCGAAGCGCGACCAAGGCGCCTTGGTGGAGGAATATCAGCGGCGGGGGTATCTCCCGGAGGCGCTGGTCAATTTTCTATCCTTGCTCGGATGGAATCCAGGGGATGATCGCGAAAAAATGCCGTTGGAGGAGATCGTGCGGCTGTTTGATCTGAAGGACGTCAACCAGAGCAACGCGCGCTTTGACGACAAGAAACTCGCGCACATGAACATGGTTTATCTGCTGGAGCAGCCGGCCGAGCGATTCGTGGCTCTGGCGCGAACCTACTTCGAAAGATTGTCGGATAACGCCTCGGCGAAAGCCGCGCTGTCGGCCGCACCGGATTATTTCCGCGAGGTGATGATGGTGAGTCAGCCGAAGGTGAAAGGCCTCGAGGAATTGCCGGCCTACACGGTTTATTTTTTCCAGGACGATTTTCCGATCGACCCGAAAGTGCGCGAAAAGGTGCTCGGAAAAGGTGATCCGCGCGCGCGGTTGAGTGAACTTTTCGCCGCCGCAGCCGAGATGGATTTCGGGAGCGACGCAGCGATCGAAGAAGCGATCAAACAACTCGCGACGCAGCGCGGATTGGGTTTCGGCGACTACCAAGCCGTTGCGCGATTGGCGGTCACAGGCACGAATGCTGGCCCGAGCATCACGGGGATTTTCCGCATTTTGGGGCGTCAACGCGTGCACGACCGTCTGACGCGTTTCGCCCAAACCATCGTGTAA
- a CDS encoding VanZ family protein, protein MSQIAMFKESPVGHWRIIWPVALALTVVFASAHAVPPEVAPLMIFAHGDKVVHFFVFGLLATLIVRLRLVQRNRSAAVLIAVGLTSLFGVSDELHQAFTPGRSCDVFDWMTDTSGALVAAWCYLSWTDYRRLLEWRLIRSEKAKVRIEMMRSRVPTLAE, encoded by the coding sequence GTGTCTCAGATTGCCATGTTCAAGGAATCTCCCGTCGGTCATTGGCGAATCATCTGGCCTGTCGCGCTCGCGTTGACCGTCGTCTTCGCGTCGGCGCACGCCGTGCCGCCCGAGGTCGCGCCCCTGATGATTTTCGCCCACGGCGACAAGGTCGTGCATTTTTTCGTGTTCGGACTGCTCGCCACGTTGATCGTTCGACTCCGATTGGTGCAGCGCAACCGATCCGCCGCCGTGTTGATCGCGGTGGGGTTGACGTCGTTGTTCGGCGTGTCGGATGAGCTCCACCAGGCGTTTACGCCCGGCCGCAGTTGCGATGTGTTCGATTGGATGACGGATACATCGGGTGCGCTTGTCGCGGCTTGGTGTTACTTGAGTTGGACCGACTACCGGCGACTCTTGGAGTGGCGGTTGATTCGGAGTGAGAAGGCCAAGGTCCGCATTGAAATGATGAGGTCGCGGGTGCCTACTTTGGCGGAATGA
- the ligA gene encoding NAD-dependent DNA ligase LigA — translation MTSAEAQQRLDELRAEIARHDELYHRQAKPEISDFDYDRLKRELADLEAAWPALGGDNSPSRAVGDDRTAGFKTYRHRERMMSLDNTYSAEELREFHDRLTRDLERDGLEFVVEPKIDGLAVSLTFAKGKLVRAVTRGNGVEGDDITANALTIRSLPRELKRGPDAPVPDVIEIRGEIYLTTAEFQRINRQREEEGEPVYANPRNLAAGTIKQLDAREVGQRKLEIVLYGRGYLEPVAALPETQTQFHGWVKAWGLPTVEKFWTVQGADAVLGAVQELGKLRESFAYATDGAVVKLDAVALQRRAGSTSKSPRWAMAYKFAPDRAETKLLNITVQVGRTGVLTPVAELDPVVLAGTTVARATLHNRDEIARKDIRVGDFVFVEKAGEVIPAVIGVNPARRTPACVPYVFPERCPVCGTAVVQIEGEVALRCPNLECPVQVRRRVQHFASKACLDIEGLGEAMVDVLVEKGWVRTLSDIYRLRRDELLTLGKSVEKSTDNLLAAIEASKRAELWRFINGLGIPHVGAAAAKDLARKFRGLEALATAQRDDFIQNKESVIGGIGETMADAILTFFAESRNRNVIDELVRAGVDPIVPAAGSALAGKTFVLTGTLPTLTRDDATARIEAAGGKVSGSVSKKTSYVVAGEEAGSKLEKAQTLGVPVINEAELLTMLG, via the coding sequence ATGACGTCGGCCGAGGCCCAGCAACGACTTGATGAACTGCGCGCGGAGATCGCGCGTCACGATGAACTTTACCATCGGCAGGCGAAGCCGGAGATCAGCGATTTTGACTATGACAGGTTGAAGCGGGAGCTGGCGGACCTGGAGGCAGCGTGGCCGGCATTGGGAGGGGACAACTCGCCATCGCGCGCAGTCGGGGATGATCGCACGGCAGGATTCAAGACGTATCGCCATCGCGAGCGAATGATGAGTCTCGACAACACTTACTCCGCTGAGGAGCTGCGAGAGTTTCACGACCGGTTGACGCGCGATTTGGAACGCGACGGACTGGAATTCGTCGTGGAGCCGAAGATCGACGGACTCGCGGTGAGCCTTACGTTCGCAAAAGGGAAACTCGTGCGTGCGGTGACGCGCGGAAACGGCGTGGAAGGCGATGACATTACCGCCAACGCCCTGACGATCCGCTCGCTGCCGCGAGAATTGAAGCGCGGCCCGGATGCGCCGGTGCCGGACGTGATCGAGATTCGCGGAGAGATTTATCTGACGACGGCGGAATTTCAGCGGATCAACCGCCAGCGGGAGGAAGAAGGGGAACCCGTTTACGCGAATCCGCGCAATCTCGCCGCCGGCACGATAAAGCAACTGGACGCCCGCGAGGTGGGACAGCGAAAACTGGAGATCGTCCTCTACGGTCGCGGGTATTTGGAGCCGGTCGCGGCCTTGCCGGAAACGCAGACGCAGTTTCATGGCTGGGTGAAGGCCTGGGGCCTGCCGACGGTGGAGAAGTTCTGGACGGTGCAAGGGGCCGACGCCGTCCTCGGCGCGGTGCAAGAACTCGGGAAACTGCGCGAGAGCTTCGCGTATGCGACGGATGGCGCCGTCGTGAAACTCGATGCCGTGGCACTCCAGCGCCGCGCGGGGTCGACGAGCAAATCGCCGCGCTGGGCCATGGCTTACAAGTTTGCGCCTGACCGGGCCGAAACCAAGTTGCTCAACATCACGGTGCAGGTCGGCCGCACCGGGGTGCTCACGCCCGTGGCCGAACTGGATCCTGTGGTGCTCGCCGGCACGACGGTCGCACGCGCCACGCTGCACAACCGCGACGAGATCGCGCGCAAAGATATTCGCGTGGGCGATTTCGTTTTCGTGGAGAAAGCGGGGGAAGTCATCCCAGCAGTGATCGGCGTCAATCCCGCGCGGCGGACGCCTGCCTGCGTGCCGTATGTGTTCCCGGAAAGGTGTCCCGTCTGCGGCACGGCGGTCGTGCAGATCGAAGGCGAGGTGGCGCTCCGTTGTCCCAATCTCGAATGCCCTGTGCAAGTGCGGCGGCGCGTGCAGCACTTTGCGTCGAAGGCTTGTCTCGACATCGAGGGCTTGGGTGAAGCGATGGTCGATGTGCTGGTGGAAAAAGGCTGGGTGCGAACGCTGTCGGACATTTACCGCCTGCGACGCGACGAGCTGCTCACACTCGGGAAAAGTGTCGAGAAATCCACGGACAACCTGCTCGCGGCGATCGAGGCCAGCAAGCGCGCGGAGCTGTGGCGTTTCATCAATGGGCTGGGAATTCCGCATGTCGGCGCGGCGGCGGCGAAAGATCTGGCGCGGAAATTCCGTGGATTGGAAGCGCTCGCGACGGCGCAACGAGACGATTTTATTCAGAATAAAGAGTCGGTGATTGGCGGGATCGGCGAAACGATGGCGGATGCGATTCTGACGTTCTTCGCTGAGTCGCGCAATCGGAACGTCATCGACGAGCTCGTGCGGGCGGGCGTCGACCCAATCGTGCCGGCGGCGGGCAGTGCGCTGGCGGGAAAAACGTTCGTGCTCACCGGCACGCTGCCGACGCTCACGCGCGACGACGCCACCGCCAGAATCGAAGCCGCGGGTGGGAAAGTGAGCGGCAGCGTGAGCAAGAAAACGAGTTACGTGGTGGCGGGTGAAGAAGCTGGTTCCAAATTGGAAAAGGCGCAGACACTCGGCGTGCCGGTCATCAACGAGGCGGAGTTGCTCACGATGCTCGGTTAA
- a CDS encoding carboxypeptidase regulatory-like domain-containing protein: MRHWQTLLIGGIWAAAAIVAAGGTITGTVSAKGMLPTSDAGEGGGAYASRRYKFVEKMDYVHLRDFVVSIDEPMANIAPASAAMAVTMQKDASFDPHVLPIAVGTTVRWPNEDDIFHNVFSMSDAKEFDLGYYKKEKTPEIVFDKVGRVDVFCAIHTRMHCIILVLPNPYFAKTDARGRFIIKDVPPGTYKLKAWHERLPSAVQEVVVPAEGEVHVDFVLGLGALPKY; encoded by the coding sequence ATGCGTCACTGGCAGACATTATTGATCGGAGGGATTTGGGCCGCCGCCGCGATCGTGGCGGCCGGAGGAACCATTACGGGCACGGTTTCGGCGAAGGGCATGCTGCCGACATCAGATGCCGGAGAAGGTGGCGGCGCGTATGCCAGCCGGCGCTACAAGTTCGTCGAAAAAATGGACTATGTGCACCTGCGGGATTTCGTCGTGTCGATCGACGAGCCGATGGCCAACATTGCTCCGGCGTCAGCGGCGATGGCCGTGACGATGCAGAAAGACGCGAGTTTTGATCCGCACGTTTTACCCATCGCCGTCGGCACGACTGTTCGCTGGCCCAACGAAGACGATATCTTCCACAACGTGTTCTCGATGTCCGATGCCAAGGAGTTCGACCTCGGCTACTACAAAAAGGAAAAGACACCGGAGATCGTTTTCGACAAGGTCGGCCGGGTGGACGTGTTCTGCGCCATTCATACCCGGATGCATTGCATCATCCTGGTCCTGCCGAATCCGTATTTCGCCAAGACCGATGCCCGGGGCCGGTTCATCATCAAGGATGTGCCGCCGGGCACTTACAAACTGAAGGCGTGGCATGAGCGGCTCCCTTCGGCGGTGCAGGAAGTCGTCGTGCCGGCCGAAGGGGAAGTGCACGTTGATTTCGTCCTGGGGTTGGGCGCGCTTCCGAAATACTAA
- a CDS encoding ATP-binding protein — translation MTSSRKGFRLSLQTKVLAAVLVVLVLLPAVTLWIVNDRISSQVQDESRQTLMTARAVFLQSLENHSDELGARYRGLVNDGRFVQILRLRDAETLRAYLRDLLQEVGDDCEEMFFVTDHDELLAGVRRDAAPAPVEFARATAAITHEALAGEAGTGRASLERRLYNVVAVPVTVPGGLSGALVVGVRVGDAAAQQLKALTRTEMLLVADHAVVASTLADPTAIGSELLNTAAGGALGRIEPVIVNGERFLALNGVIEATAQPPIHYVLLSSQEMRRRGLESTRRMLVAVSGLGILVSAMAVWLFIRRITRPLRELRDSAEAVGRGDFSRRIERLSNDECGELAEEFNRMTTNLQTSHAELEKAVVTLKATQAQLIQSEKLSAVGQFVAGVAHELNNPLTAVIGFSDLLAQMPGDEKTRLYQDRVAKSAHRCHKIVHSLLSFARQHPPERRLVDVRQLVDAVLEIMAYDLRTSNIKVTSEWAADVPALLGDSHQLQQVFINILGNARQAIQGVQDKGQIIVRVFAAGAMVQVEFEDDGPGIRPENLSRIFDPFFTTKPVGKGTGLGLSLSYGIIQEHGGKIYVRSEPGRGACFTVELPVAPQNGARDIASPFVLRTAPAGRDSGHSVLVVDDEEWILELTRELLVDDGHLVETASSGERALEWIARRKFDVVVSDWKMPGLNGVHLYEHLLATNATTAARLIFMTGDVVNETFEAFLKRHGKHHLPKPFSIEEFRAAVARMIAAHN, via the coding sequence GTGACTTCGTCCCGGAAAGGTTTCCGCCTGAGTCTGCAAACCAAGGTGCTGGCGGCGGTGCTCGTGGTGCTGGTGCTGCTCCCGGCGGTGACGTTGTGGATCGTCAACGACCGGATCAGCAGTCAGGTGCAGGATGAGTCGCGTCAGACGTTGATGACAGCGCGGGCGGTGTTTCTGCAATCGTTGGAGAACCATTCAGATGAGCTCGGGGCGCGCTATCGCGGACTCGTGAATGACGGGCGGTTTGTGCAGATCCTGCGGCTGCGGGATGCCGAGACGTTGCGCGCCTATCTGCGGGACTTGCTGCAGGAAGTGGGGGACGACTGTGAGGAAATGTTCTTTGTGACGGATCACGACGAATTGCTGGCGGGCGTGCGTCGGGACGCGGCCCCCGCGCCGGTGGAGTTTGCGCGGGCGACGGCGGCGATCACGCACGAGGCGCTCGCGGGCGAGGCAGGAACGGGCCGCGCGAGTCTGGAACGCCGGCTTTACAATGTCGTGGCGGTTCCCGTGACCGTGCCCGGAGGTTTGTCGGGCGCATTGGTCGTTGGCGTGCGAGTGGGCGATGCAGCGGCGCAACAGTTGAAAGCGCTCACGCGGACGGAGATGCTGCTCGTCGCCGATCACGCGGTAGTGGCCAGCACGCTGGCCGATCCGACGGCGATTGGGTCGGAATTGCTGAACACAGCGGCAGGCGGCGCGCTCGGACGGATCGAGCCCGTGATTGTAAATGGCGAGCGATTTCTCGCGTTGAACGGCGTGATCGAGGCCACTGCGCAGCCTCCGATCCATTACGTGCTGCTTTCGTCCCAAGAGATGCGACGCCGAGGGCTCGAATCCACGCGGCGGATGCTGGTTGCGGTGAGCGGGCTGGGCATCCTGGTGAGCGCAATGGCGGTGTGGCTGTTCATCCGGCGAATCACCCGGCCGCTGCGGGAATTGCGCGACAGCGCTGAGGCCGTGGGACGCGGCGATTTTTCGCGGCGCATCGAACGCTTGTCGAATGACGAATGTGGCGAGCTGGCGGAGGAGTTCAACCGGATGACGACCAACCTGCAAACCTCGCACGCGGAATTGGAAAAAGCAGTCGTAACGTTGAAGGCGACGCAGGCGCAATTGATCCAAAGCGAAAAGCTTTCCGCGGTGGGCCAGTTCGTCGCCGGGGTCGCGCACGAGTTAAATAACCCGTTGACCGCGGTGATTGGATTTTCGGATCTGCTGGCGCAGATGCCGGGGGACGAGAAGACCCGCTTGTATCAGGATCGCGTGGCGAAGAGTGCGCACCGCTGCCACAAGATCGTCCATAGTTTGCTGAGTTTTGCGCGGCAGCACCCACCGGAGCGGCGGTTGGTGGATGTGCGCCAACTGGTTGACGCGGTGCTGGAGATCATGGCTTACGATCTGCGCACCTCCAATATCAAGGTGACGTCGGAGTGGGCGGCGGACGTGCCCGCACTGCTGGGGGATTCGCACCAGCTACAGCAGGTTTTTATCAATATCCTGGGCAACGCGCGCCAGGCGATTCAAGGCGTGCAAGACAAGGGACAAATTATCGTCCGAGTCTTCGCCGCGGGAGCGATGGTCCAGGTTGAATTCGAGGACGACGGGCCGGGCATCCGGCCGGAAAATCTCTCCCGCATCTTCGACCCGTTTTTCACCACCAAGCCGGTGGGCAAAGGAACCGGACTGGGGTTGAGCTTATCCTACGGCATCATTCAGGAGCACGGCGGAAAGATCTACGTGCGCAGCGAGCCGGGCCGCGGGGCCTGTTTTACGGTGGAACTGCCGGTGGCGCCGCAGAACGGCGCGCGCGACATCGCGTCGCCCTTCGTGCTGCGCACGGCACCCGCCGGACGAGACTCCGGCCACTCGGTCCTCGTCGTGGATGACGAAGAATGGATTCTCGAACTCACCCGTGAACTGTTGGTCGACGACGGACATTTGGTCGAAACCGCGTCGAGCGGCGAACGGGCGCTAGAGTGGATCGCCCGACGGAAGTTCGATGTAGTCGTGTCAGATTGGAAGATGCCCGGGCTGAACGGTGTGCACCTGTACGAGCATCTGCTCGCGACCAACGCGACGACTGCCGCGCGACTCATTTTCATGACCGGCGACGTGGTGAACGAAACGTTTGAGGCCTTTCTTAAGCGGCATGGAAAGCACCATCTTCCCAAGCCGTTCTCGATTGAAGAGTTTCGGGCCGCGGTCGCGCGGATGATCGCGGCGCACAACTAA